The Sphingobium sp. JS3065 genomic sequence CGAGCCATCGCCGCAGCATCTGGCCCGCCATATTGCCGCAGCCGACAAGGAAGAGATGGTCGGGCCAGATATCGGTCATGGGAAAAGTCTCAGGCTTCGCCGCGCGTTTCGATGAGGCTGGCGGACAGGGCTTCGGCCGGGGTCTTGCCGCCCCAGAGGACGAACTGGAACACCGGGTAGAAGCGTTCGCATTCGTCGATCGCAGTTTCGACCAATATCTGCGCCTGGTCGAGCGTCAGCGTGCCGCCCGCGCCCAGCAGCGCGCCGTGACGGAACAGCACGATGCCGCTGGACGACCAGAGTTCAAAATGGCCAAGCCAGAGCTGTTCGTTGATCAGGCCCAGCGTTTCGTAGATGGCGGTGCGCTTGTCGTCGTTCACCCGGATGT encodes the following:
- a CDS encoding YbjN domain-containing protein, producing the protein MMDSDEYENGGQEAAPIDMLAAFFEAHGWSYDQVGEDEIVASTQGSWAQYELRGIWRDEDQVLQLLALPDIRVNDDKRTAIYETLGLINEQLWLGHFELWSSSGIVLFRHGALLGAGGTLTLDQAQILVETAIDECERFYPVFQFVLWGGKTPAEALSASLIETRGEA